The Agrobacterium cucumeris genome has a segment encoding these proteins:
- a CDS encoding 5'-nucleotidase C-terminal domain-containing protein, giving the protein MKRILGLGMLSVSAITLSAGVALADYKLNILHINDLHSRIEAINKFDSTCSAAETEKNECFGGIARVKSAIDARRGELGSDANLLVLDAGDQFQGSLFYTQYKSGPVAEFMNGIGFDAMAIGNHEFDDGPEELLKFINALKFPIISGNTKAATDSILADKYKGYVIKDLGGQKVAVVSVLATDTNETSSPGDKISFEDEVTYLKGAVKEIQDQGVNKIVLLSHVGYVKDQEIARAVDGIDVIVGGHSHTLLSSTDPKAAGAYPTLVKNPSGIDVPIVTAYAYSKYLGDLTVTFDDNGVVKSAEGAPKLLDASVTPDEGFTKRVTELAGPLEEMKKKEIGSSEAPIDGSREVCRAKECTMGNLVSDALLDRVKDQGITIAIQNGGGLRASIDAGTVTMGEVLTVLPFQNSIATFQLKGSDVVAALENGAGQIEEGAGRFAQVAGLKYSFDRSKPAGSRVVSVEVKEGNGFVPLDPDKTYGVVSNNYMRSGGDGYKVFATKAVNPYDFGPSLEDAVAAYISANSPYKPQTDGRITDVTPADYVAPVKQPAPAAPAPTATAPAATAPAPAPATTATPAPAATAPAAPTPAAAAAAASKYVVEKGDSLWKIAAEKYGDGALWTRIAKANTLKQPNHIEIGEELELPAQ; this is encoded by the coding sequence ATGAAAAGAATTTTGGGACTGGGCATGCTGAGCGTTTCCGCAATAACGCTTTCAGCCGGGGTCGCTCTGGCCGACTACAAACTTAACATTCTTCACATCAACGACCTGCACTCACGCATCGAAGCGATCAACAAATTCGACTCGACCTGCTCTGCTGCCGAAACGGAAAAGAACGAATGCTTCGGCGGCATCGCCCGCGTGAAGAGCGCGATCGACGCACGCCGGGGTGAACTGGGCAGCGACGCCAATCTTCTGGTTCTCGACGCCGGCGACCAGTTCCAGGGCTCGCTGTTCTATACGCAGTACAAGAGCGGACCGGTCGCGGAATTCATGAACGGCATCGGTTTCGATGCGATGGCAATCGGCAACCATGAATTCGATGACGGCCCGGAAGAGCTATTGAAATTCATCAATGCGCTGAAGTTCCCGATCATTTCCGGAAACACCAAGGCAGCGACCGATTCCATCCTTGCCGATAAATACAAGGGTTATGTCATCAAGGATCTGGGCGGCCAGAAGGTTGCCGTGGTTTCCGTGCTTGCGACCGACACCAATGAGACGTCGTCTCCTGGCGACAAGATCAGTTTCGAAGACGAGGTCACCTATCTGAAGGGCGCCGTAAAGGAGATTCAGGATCAGGGCGTCAACAAGATCGTGCTGCTTTCGCATGTCGGTTATGTCAAGGATCAGGAAATCGCCCGCGCTGTGGACGGAATCGACGTCATCGTCGGCGGCCATAGCCACACCCTGCTTTCCAGCACTGACCCGAAGGCTGCCGGTGCTTATCCCACTCTCGTCAAGAACCCGTCCGGGATCGATGTCCCGATCGTCACTGCCTATGCCTATTCGAAATATCTCGGTGACCTGACGGTGACCTTCGATGACAACGGCGTGGTTAAATCCGCCGAAGGCGCACCGAAGCTTCTCGACGCTTCCGTCACGCCCGACGAGGGCTTCACCAAGCGCGTGACGGAACTTGCCGGCCCGCTCGAGGAAATGAAGAAGAAGGAAATCGGTTCTTCTGAAGCTCCCATCGACGGTTCACGGGAAGTTTGCCGCGCCAAGGAATGCACGATGGGTAACCTCGTTTCCGACGCGTTGCTGGACCGCGTCAAGGACCAGGGCATCACCATCGCCATCCAGAATGGCGGCGGTCTGCGTGCCTCCATCGATGCCGGCACAGTGACGATGGGCGAAGTCCTGACGGTTCTGCCGTTCCAGAACTCCATCGCCACATTCCAGTTGAAAGGCTCCGACGTTGTGGCCGCCCTTGAAAATGGCGCCGGCCAGATCGAGGAAGGGGCCGGGCGCTTCGCCCAGGTCGCCGGCCTCAAATATTCATTCGACCGTTCCAAGCCTGCCGGCAGCCGCGTCGTTTCCGTCGAGGTCAAGGAAGGTAACGGCTTCGTGCCGCTCGATCCGGACAAGACCTACGGCGTCGTCTCCAACAACTACATGCGCTCGGGCGGCGACGGTTATAAGGTTTTCGCGACCAAAGCCGTCAATCCCTATGACTTCGGCCCGAGCCTTGAAGATGCGGTTGCGGCCTATATCAGCGCCAACAGCCCCTATAAGCCACAAACCGACGGACGTATCACCGATGTAACGCCGGCGGATTACGTTGCGCCTGTAAAACAGCCGGCACCGGCAGCTCCCGCACCCACTGCGACAGCACCTGCTGCCACGGCACCGGCACCGGCACCCGCCACCACGGCAACTCCGGCGCCTGCTGCAACCGCACCCGCTGCCCCGACGCCTGCGGCCGCAGCCGCCGCTGCCAGCAAATATGTTGTCGAAAAGGGCGATTCTCTCTGGAAGATCGCAGCGGAAAAATATGGCGACGGCGCGCTTTGGACCAGAATTGCCAAGGCGAACACTCTGAAACAGCCGAACCATATCGAGATCGGCGAAGAACTCGAACTTCCGGCTCAATAA
- a CDS encoding homospermidine synthase, with translation MTDANHPIYGDIDGPIIMIGFGSIGRGTLPLIERHFNFDKTRLVVIDPREDIAAFLAERNIHHIRTHLTKENYKEVLKPLLKGVQGQGFCVNLSVDAASVDLMRLCRKHGMLYIDTVVEPWPGFYFDADADNASRTNYSLRETMLKEKARKPGGTTAVSTCGANPGMVSWFVKQALVNLAKDTGLAIEEPQPHDREAWAKLMKQLGVKGVHVAERDTQRAKDPKPFGAFWNTWSVEGFIAEGFQPAELGWGTHENWMPKNAKKQKKGSKAAIYLDQPGANTRVRTWCPGQGPQYGFLVTHNEAISISDYFTVRNDDGDVTYRPTCHYAYHPCNDAILSLHELFGNGGIPQPVQHVLGEDELVDGADELGVLLYGHDKNAYWYGSRLSLQEARSLAPNQNATGLQVSSAVLAGMVWAIENPQVGIVEADEMDYRRCLEVQRPYLGPVEGHYTDWTPLDGRPGLFPDNIDTSDPWQFRNILVR, from the coding sequence ATGACGGACGCAAACCATCCGATTTACGGCGATATTGACGGCCCCATCATCATGATCGGCTTCGGCTCCATCGGGCGCGGTACTCTTCCGTTGATCGAACGTCATTTCAATTTCGACAAGACCCGGCTCGTCGTCATCGATCCGCGCGAAGATATCGCCGCGTTTCTGGCCGAGAGGAATATTCACCACATCCGCACGCATCTGACCAAGGAGAATTACAAGGAAGTTCTGAAGCCGCTGCTCAAGGGCGTTCAGGGCCAGGGCTTCTGCGTCAATCTTTCGGTCGATGCTGCCTCCGTCGATCTGATGCGGCTCTGCCGCAAACACGGCATGCTTTACATCGACACCGTGGTCGAGCCATGGCCCGGCTTTTATTTCGACGCCGATGCCGACAATGCCTCCAGAACCAATTATTCGCTGCGCGAGACCATGCTGAAGGAAAAGGCGCGCAAGCCGGGCGGCACGACGGCCGTTTCCACCTGCGGGGCGAACCCCGGCATGGTGTCATGGTTCGTGAAGCAGGCGCTGGTCAATCTCGCCAAGGATACCGGCCTTGCTATCGAAGAGCCACAACCGCATGATCGGGAAGCCTGGGCAAAGCTGATGAAGCAGCTCGGCGTCAAGGGCGTGCATGTGGCCGAGCGCGATACGCAGCGGGCAAAGGACCCAAAACCTTTCGGCGCTTTCTGGAACACCTGGTCTGTGGAGGGTTTTATCGCCGAGGGTTTTCAGCCCGCCGAACTCGGCTGGGGCACCCATGAAAACTGGATGCCGAAAAACGCGAAAAAACAGAAGAAGGGCAGCAAGGCGGCGATCTATCTCGACCAGCCAGGCGCCAATACGCGGGTGCGGACATGGTGTCCGGGACAGGGGCCGCAATATGGCTTTCTGGTCACCCATAATGAGGCGATCTCGATTTCCGACTATTTCACCGTCCGCAATGACGATGGCGACGTGACCTACCGGCCGACCTGTCATTATGCCTATCACCCCTGCAACGACGCCATTCTTTCCCTGCACGAACTCTTCGGCAATGGCGGCATTCCACAGCCGGTGCAACATGTGCTGGGCGAAGATGAGCTGGTGGATGGCGCCGACGAGCTGGGCGTTCTGCTTTATGGCCACGACAAAAATGCCTATTGGTACGGCTCGCGGCTGAGCCTGCAGGAGGCGCGTTCGCTCGCCCCCAACCAGAATGCGACCGGACTGCAGGTCAGTTCAGCGGTGCTGGCCGGAATGGTGTGGGCCATCGAAAATCCGCAGGTCGGCATCGTCGAGGCGGACGAAATGGATTATCGCCGATGCCTGGAGGTGCAGCGTCCTTATCTGGGCCCGGTCGAAGGACACTACACGGACTGGACGCCGCTCGACGGCCGCCCCGGCCTGTTTCCCGACAATATCGACACGTCCGACCCCTGGCAGTTCCGCAACATTCTGGTGCGGTGA
- a CDS encoding M3 family oligoendopeptidase, whose protein sequence is MTLNRLTPQPAFSLAETSGPVLGDLPGWKLSDLYPSGDSPEYKGDIEKAAAMATAFEDKWKGKLEAAATATGGKGIGTALKEYEALDDLIGRIGSFAGLTYFSDTSNPANGKLYGDAQAKLTDISAHLLFFTLELNRIDDATMDACMVNDAAAGHYRPWLVDLRKDKPHQLDDQLEQLFLEKSMTSAAAFNRLFDETMADLRFDIDGASLPLEVTLNMLQEPEPETRKKAAEALSATFKDNLRVFTLITNTLAKDKDISDRWRKFEDIADSRHLANRVEREVVDALAAAVKKAYPRLSHRYYAMKARWLGMEQMNYWDRNAPLPDTSNTIIPWDEAKDTVLSAYGNFAPEMADIARRFFDEEWIDAPARPGKAPGAFAHPTVPSAHPYVLVNYLGKPRDVMTLAHELGHGVHQVLAGQQGALMCATPLTLAETASVFGEMLTFRKLLDDTKDVRERKAMLARKVEDMINTVVRQIAFYEFERKLHTARKQGELTSEQIGELWLSVQAESLGPAIRISEGYETWWTYIPHFIHSPFYVYAYAFGDCLVNSLYAVYQKAETGFQDKYFELLKAGGTKHHSELLKPFGLDATDPSFWDKGLSMIEGLIDELEALDNKQA, encoded by the coding sequence ATGACCCTCAATCGCCTCACCCCGCAACCCGCATTCTCCCTTGCCGAAACCTCCGGTCCCGTGCTCGGAGACCTGCCCGGCTGGAAGCTCTCGGATCTCTACCCGTCGGGCGATTCACCGGAATATAAGGGCGATATCGAAAAGGCGGCGGCCATGGCGACCGCTTTCGAGGATAAGTGGAAGGGCAAGCTTGAGGCGGCTGCAACGGCCACGGGCGGAAAAGGCATCGGTACTGCGCTGAAGGAATATGAGGCGCTGGACGATCTTATCGGCCGCATCGGCTCCTTTGCTGGACTGACCTATTTTTCCGATACATCGAACCCGGCAAACGGCAAGCTTTATGGAGATGCCCAGGCGAAGCTGACGGATATTTCCGCACATCTTCTGTTTTTCACGCTTGAACTCAACCGCATCGACGACGCGACGATGGACGCCTGCATGGTGAACGACGCCGCTGCAGGACACTACCGGCCGTGGCTGGTGGATTTGCGCAAGGACAAGCCACATCAGCTGGACGACCAGCTGGAGCAGCTGTTCCTCGAAAAATCGATGACCAGTGCTGCTGCCTTCAACCGCCTGTTCGACGAAACGATGGCCGATCTGCGTTTCGACATCGACGGCGCGAGCCTTCCGCTGGAAGTGACGCTCAACATGTTGCAGGAGCCGGAGCCAGAGACCCGAAAAAAAGCGGCGGAAGCGCTGAGCGCTACCTTCAAGGATAATCTGCGGGTCTTCACCCTCATCACCAACACGCTTGCCAAGGACAAGGATATTTCCGACCGCTGGCGCAAGTTCGAGGATATTGCCGATAGCCGCCATCTGGCCAACCGCGTCGAGCGCGAAGTGGTCGATGCGTTGGCCGCCGCCGTGAAGAAAGCCTATCCGCGTCTTTCGCACCGTTATTACGCCATGAAGGCCAGGTGGCTCGGCATGGAGCAGATGAATTACTGGGACCGCAACGCGCCGCTTCCCGATACATCGAACACGATTATTCCGTGGGACGAGGCCAAGGACACCGTGCTTTCGGCCTACGGCAACTTCGCGCCTGAGATGGCCGATATCGCCCGCCGTTTCTTTGACGAGGAATGGATCGATGCCCCCGCCCGTCCCGGCAAGGCGCCGGGCGCATTCGCACACCCGACCGTGCCTTCGGCTCATCCCTACGTGCTCGTCAACTATCTCGGCAAACCGCGCGACGTCATGACGCTTGCCCATGAGCTTGGTCACGGCGTGCATCAGGTGCTGGCCGGCCAGCAGGGTGCCTTGATGTGCGCAACGCCGCTGACGCTTGCCGAAACCGCCTCCGTCTTCGGTGAAATGCTGACCTTCCGCAAATTGCTCGACGACACGAAGGATGTCAGGGAGCGCAAGGCCATGCTCGCCCGCAAGGTCGAGGACATGATCAACACCGTCGTGCGCCAGATCGCCTTTTATGAATTCGAGCGCAAGCTGCACACTGCCCGCAAGCAGGGGGAGCTGACTTCCGAACAGATCGGCGAATTGTGGCTCTCCGTGCAGGCCGAAAGCCTCGGCCCGGCAATCCGCATTTCCGAAGGCTACGAGACATGGTGGACATACATCCCCCATTTCATCCATTCGCCCTTCTACGTGTATGCCTACGCTTTCGGCGATTGCCTGGTGAACTCGCTTTACGCGGTTTACCAAAAGGCCGAGACGGGCTTTCAGGACAAATATTTCGAACTCCTGAAAGCGGGCGGGACCAAACACCATTCCGAGCTTCTGAAGCCCTTCGGCCTCGATGCCACCGATCCCTCCTTCTGGGACAAGGGACTTTCGATGATCGAAGGACTGATCGACGAACTGGAAGCGCTGGACAATAAACAGGCTTAA
- a CDS encoding GGDEF domain-containing protein: MNSFIERVAALQSATPVLIALYDSEDRLRHANPSFRESFQITPEEFPTWADIMRLNHRLQTGVVVRHRDFEGWLLSAQSRRGKLPYRAFEMDMYDGRWFWMTETVQQDGWMLCIASDVTELRQGYRALRQDRDLAVRASQTDELTGTANRRFVFAKLALQVERVGKGLETPFCLCTLDIDFFKQINDRFGHKCGDAVLRDFVGIAHSVIRRVDCFGRIGGEEFMLVLPRSSVAEGREIAERLLQKVRLSRPLADFPDFSYSCSAGMTTYRMAESADDVFMRADQALYAAKEKGRDRLLAVTV; encoded by the coding sequence TTGAACAGTTTCATCGAGCGTGTCGCAGCGCTTCAAAGTGCCACCCCCGTTCTGATTGCCCTCTACGATTCCGAAGACCGGCTGCGGCATGCCAACCCGTCGTTTCGGGAAAGCTTTCAAATTACCCCGGAAGAATTTCCGACCTGGGCGGATATCATGCGGCTGAACCACCGCCTGCAAACCGGTGTTGTCGTTCGACACAGGGATTTCGAAGGCTGGCTCCTGTCGGCGCAGTCCCGGCGCGGCAAGCTGCCTTATCGCGCCTTCGAGATGGACATGTATGACGGCCGCTGGTTCTGGATGACGGAAACGGTGCAGCAGGATGGCTGGATGCTGTGCATTGCCAGTGACGTGACCGAATTGCGCCAGGGTTACCGTGCGCTGCGGCAGGACCGGGATCTGGCGGTGCGCGCCTCGCAGACGGATGAGTTGACGGGAACGGCGAACCGCCGTTTCGTTTTCGCCAAGCTGGCACTGCAGGTGGAACGGGTTGGCAAGGGGCTTGAAACACCCTTTTGCCTCTGCACGCTCGATATCGATTTTTTCAAGCAGATCAATGATCGTTTCGGCCATAAATGTGGTGATGCAGTGTTGCGCGATTTTGTCGGCATCGCCCATTCCGTCATCCGGCGGGTGGATTGTTTCGGCCGGATCGGCGGTGAGGAATTCATGCTTGTGCTGCCGCGCAGTTCGGTCGCCGAAGGCCGCGAGATTGCCGAGCGGCTGCTGCAAAAGGTGCGGCTTTCAAGACCTCTGGCCGACTTTCCCGATTTCTCCTACAGCTGCTCGGCTGGCATGACGACGTATCGGATGGCGGAAAGCGCCGATGATGTTTTTATGCGCGCCGATCAGGCTCTTTATGCGGCCAAGGAAAAAGGCCGCGACCGGCTTCTGGCGGTGACTGTTTAA
- the omp10 gene encoding outer membrane lipoprotein Omp10: MNFKTSAALLCAAIAVSSCVAPGPSQQTSMAPSLSRGPAVDGRWIDRNGIVSTFQNGAFSTRSTDTNTLLASGTYVTISPTLYEINMTSLVRNTQSRVNCALVSPSQLNCTTDSNSQFSLTRQG; the protein is encoded by the coding sequence ATGAACTTCAAGACAAGCGCTGCTTTGCTTTGTGCCGCCATCGCGGTGTCTTCATGCGTCGCGCCGGGTCCCTCGCAGCAGACCTCGATGGCGCCTTCGCTTTCCCGCGGCCCGGCCGTCGATGGCCGCTGGATCGATCGCAACGGCATCGTGTCGACCTTCCAGAATGGCGCCTTCTCCACCCGTTCGACAGACACCAACACGCTTCTGGCCTCCGGCACCTATGTGACGATTTCGCCGACGCTCTACGAAATCAACATGACATCGCTGGTGCGCAACACGCAGTCGCGCGTCAACTGCGCCCTCGTCTCGCCTTCACAATTGAATTGCACGACAGACAGCAACAGCCAGTTCTCGCTGACGCGCCAAGGCTGA
- a CDS encoding DUF882 domain-containing protein: MPYLHRNNALSTKIARGLIKDICTKLSARAVTFACLMLAAMPFVGVSATEAAAETRSLKLYYIHTREKAVITFKRNGKYDQKGLQELNRFLRDWRRNQPTRMDPRLFDLVWEVYRRSGATDYINVVSAFRSPETNGLLRSRTKGVAEKSQHMLGKAMDFYIPGVKLSTLREIGMQMQIGGVGFYPSSGSPFVHMDVGGVRAWPRMSRQELVRIFPKGNTLHVPSDGKPLPGYEQALADYKKRVNSSSVQVASSAGAGPASSGGGGKRKTLLQALFGGGGDEDEDPDSIAAPAPAERPAVARPATPQQAAPEPEPTIAVASAQALPGVNDAPLPTARPAFGNQPPANTGLATALYSPARNAAQDALQAATTPTPASAPAERQQFADLAEVSVPVPTLLGPRGMRGDAEGSILTASADGATPAATGELASVPVPANRPAVAEALLAAANADPEGEDDLAEARQDTLSPTVVAALEQSGQAARSQVQSAAMPTAAPFPAAVNHKVTVAPAETAKAEPQEGFGDAFDLKPAINGGLTAGLPTKGSRPSKQDAAVSHQAMVGGGRLTQDSISDWALNQNKGTTGRSVKAPRVIANRMLSHDMSASATSASFKPGAAAIESSRFSTPVKMH; encoded by the coding sequence TTGCCATATCTGCATCGCAATAACGCGCTTTCGACAAAGATTGCGCGCGGCTTGATCAAGGATATATGCACGAAGCTGTCGGCGCGCGCTGTCACCTTTGCCTGCCTGATGCTCGCCGCCATGCCTTTCGTAGGTGTTTCGGCGACGGAAGCCGCCGCCGAAACGCGCAGCCTCAAACTGTATTATATCCACACACGCGAGAAGGCGGTCATTACCTTCAAGCGCAATGGAAAATATGATCAGAAGGGCCTGCAGGAACTGAACCGCTTCCTGCGCGACTGGCGTCGCAACCAGCCCACACGCATGGACCCGCGCCTTTTCGATCTCGTCTGGGAAGTCTATCGCCGCAGCGGCGCGACCGATTATATCAATGTCGTCTCGGCCTTCCGTTCGCCAGAGACCAACGGTCTTTTGCGTTCGCGCACCAAGGGTGTCGCAGAAAAAAGCCAGCATATGCTCGGCAAGGCCATGGATTTTTACATTCCCGGCGTGAAGCTTTCGACCCTGCGTGAAATAGGCATGCAGATGCAGATCGGCGGCGTCGGCTTTTATCCGAGCTCAGGTTCCCCCTTCGTGCACATGGATGTCGGCGGCGTTCGCGCCTGGCCACGTATGAGCCGCCAGGAACTCGTGCGTATCTTCCCGAAAGGCAACACGCTGCACGTTCCATCCGACGGCAAGCCGCTTCCCGGTTATGAGCAGGCGCTGGCGGATTACAAGAAGCGCGTCAACTCCTCCTCCGTTCAGGTTGCATCCAGCGCCGGTGCCGGTCCCGCTTCCTCTGGTGGTGGTGGCAAGCGCAAGACGCTGTTGCAGGCGCTGTTTGGCGGTGGTGGTGATGAGGATGAAGATCCCGATAGCATCGCAGCGCCGGCGCCGGCGGAACGCCCGGCCGTCGCTCGCCCGGCAACGCCGCAGCAGGCAGCACCTGAGCCAGAACCGACGATTGCGGTTGCTTCCGCCCAAGCTCTTCCGGGCGTGAACGATGCACCGCTGCCGACGGCTCGCCCTGCCTTTGGTAATCAGCCGCCGGCCAATACCGGTCTTGCCACTGCACTTTACTCCCCGGCCCGCAATGCCGCGCAGGATGCCCTGCAGGCCGCGACGACGCCAACGCCGGCTTCCGCTCCGGCCGAACGCCAGCAATTTGCCGATCTGGCTGAAGTCTCCGTGCCCGTGCCCACACTTCTCGGCCCGCGTGGCATGAGAGGTGATGCGGAAGGATCGATCCTGACGGCGTCTGCCGATGGTGCGACCCCTGCGGCAACCGGTGAGCTTGCCTCTGTTCCGGTTCCCGCTAATCGCCCGGCCGTGGCTGAAGCCCTTCTTGCTGCCGCCAATGCCGATCCGGAAGGCGAAGACGATCTCGCCGAGGCGCGGCAGGATACGCTTTCTCCGACGGTGGTTGCGGCGCTTGAACAGAGCGGTCAGGCCGCGCGTTCGCAGGTCCAGTCCGCTGCCATGCCGACCGCCGCGCCCTTCCCGGCTGCCGTCAACCACAAGGTCACCGTTGCACCGGCTGAAACCGCCAAGGCGGAGCCGCAGGAAGGTTTCGGCGATGCGTTCGATCTGAAGCCTGCCATCAATGGCGGCCTCACTGCCGGCTTGCCGACCAAGGGCTCGCGCCCGAGCAAGCAGGATGCCGCCGTTTCCCACCAGGCGATGGTCGGCGGTGGTCGCCTGACGCAGGATTCGATCTCTGACTGGGCGCTCAACCAGAACAAGGGTACGACTGGACGCTCGGTAAAGGCGCCGCGCGTTATCGCCAACCGCATGCTCAGCCACGACATGTCGGCTTCGGCCACGTCGGCAAGCTTCAAGCCGGGTGCGGCAGCAATCGAGTCCAGCCGCTTCAGCACACCGGTGAAGATGCACTGA
- a CDS encoding sigma-54-dependent transcriptional regulator — translation MTAHVLVIDDDPVQRRLLKNAVERYGHMALLAENGRAGLELLKQYSGEINVIVLDLMMPEMDGLSFLKAVGELGTDVPVIVQTGQGGIDTVVQAMRAGAFDFVVKPVSPERIGAAISNALKLDRREAKARTGRRGRSNAVNFTDIVSASPAMLRVIELAQRAAQSSIPVVLEGESGVGKEMVARAIQSAGDRANKPFITVNCGAIPHNLVESILFGHEKGAFTGATEKHIGKFMEADGGTLFLDEIGDLPLDVQVKLLRAVQQGEIETVGSARVQKVNVRLISATNKNLIEEVKEGRFREDLYYRLNVFPITIPALRRRKEDIPHLARVFAERFSAEQKLPNPVGLDASALALLTAYDWPGNIRQLENAVFRAVVLSQGEELADTDFPQIALQLPEFAAMDDAGDAIRSPSGSSLKLAVYSPPPPLAESHAVVEETTDVSTTIYRGGNLISSMDEAGNIRKLAEIEEELIRFALRFYRGQMSQVARKLGIGRSTLYRKLKDYGIDPDDPLRDAA, via the coding sequence ATGACCGCGCATGTTCTCGTGATAGACGATGATCCCGTCCAGCGCCGCCTGCTCAAAAATGCGGTGGAACGTTATGGGCATATGGCCTTGCTTGCCGAAAACGGTAGGGCGGGGCTGGAGCTGCTCAAGCAATATAGCGGTGAGATCAATGTCATCGTCCTCGACCTCATGATGCCGGAAATGGACGGTCTTTCCTTTCTGAAAGCCGTTGGCGAACTCGGCACCGATGTTCCCGTCATCGTTCAGACCGGGCAGGGCGGCATCGATACCGTCGTGCAGGCCATGCGCGCCGGCGCTTTTGATTTCGTCGTCAAGCCAGTCTCGCCGGAAAGGATCGGCGCGGCCATTTCCAATGCCCTCAAACTGGACAGGAGAGAAGCAAAGGCCCGCACGGGCAGGCGTGGACGGAGCAATGCAGTGAATTTTACCGATATCGTTTCCGCCAGCCCGGCAATGCTGAGGGTGATAGAACTGGCGCAGCGCGCCGCCCAGTCCAGTATTCCCGTGGTGCTGGAAGGCGAATCGGGTGTCGGCAAGGAAATGGTTGCCCGTGCCATCCAGTCGGCAGGCGACAGGGCGAACAAGCCGTTCATCACCGTCAATTGTGGCGCCATCCCGCATAATCTGGTGGAGAGCATTCTCTTCGGCCACGAGAAGGGCGCTTTTACGGGTGCTACGGAAAAACACATCGGCAAATTCATGGAAGCGGATGGCGGCACGCTGTTCCTCGATGAAATCGGCGATCTGCCGTTGGACGTGCAGGTGAAGCTGTTGCGCGCGGTTCAGCAGGGCGAAATCGAAACCGTCGGCTCGGCGCGGGTGCAGAAGGTCAATGTCCGGTTGATCTCCGCCACCAACAAGAACCTGATCGAAGAGGTGAAGGAAGGCCGTTTCCGCGAAGACCTTTATTATCGCCTCAATGTTTTCCCGATCACCATTCCGGCGCTGCGCCGTCGCAAGGAAGATATCCCGCATCTGGCGCGGGTTTTTGCCGAGCGTTTTTCCGCCGAACAGAAATTGCCCAATCCCGTCGGCCTTGATGCCAGCGCGCTGGCGCTTCTGACGGCCTATGATTGGCCCGGCAATATTCGCCAGCTTGAAAATGCGGTCTTCCGCGCCGTTGTCCTGTCGCAGGGCGAGGAACTGGCGGATACCGATTTTCCGCAGATCGCGTTGCAGCTCCCGGAATTCGCGGCGATGGACGATGCGGGTGACGCCATCCGGTCCCCATCCGGGTCGTCGCTGAAGCTGGCCGTCTATTCGCCGCCGCCTCCGCTCGCCGAAAGCCACGCTGTTGTGGAAGAGACAACGGATGTTTCCACCACCATATATCGGGGCGGAAACCTGATCTCGAGCATGGACGAGGCGGGCAATATTCGAAAGCTGGCCGAGATCGAAGAGGAGCTTATCCGCTTCGCGCTGCGTTTCTATCGCGGGCAAATGAGCCAGGTCGCCAGAAAACTCGGCATCGGCCGCTCGACGCTTTATCGAAAACTGAAGGATTACGGCATCGATCCCGACGATCCCCTTCGAGATGCCGCATGA
- a CDS encoding aminotransferase class IV family protein, with the protein MKRKPADLTLRETLRWEPQTGFQRIDQHMRRLLRSADALGFRAPANAIQALEKTVGGEKPLCVRLVMNYKGELDIETADFSPVQTNAVWRVRIATKTTLDSTDTFYRHKSSRREPYDAARAEFSAEEADEVLLLNERGELCEGSSTSIFVEMPDGQLLTPPLDSGILPGVLRADLIRERKARGQALKPQDITGRKFFVGNSLQGLIAAELV; encoded by the coding sequence ATGAAACGCAAACCTGCCGATCTGACCTTGAGGGAAACCCTGCGCTGGGAGCCGCAAACCGGCTTTCAGCGCATCGACCAGCATATGCGCCGGCTGCTGCGGTCGGCCGATGCGCTCGGTTTTCGCGCCCCGGCCAATGCAATTCAGGCGCTGGAAAAGACGGTGGGCGGCGAAAAACCGCTTTGCGTCCGGCTGGTTATGAACTACAAGGGCGAACTCGATATCGAGACGGCCGATTTTAGTCCCGTACAAACAAATGCGGTCTGGCGCGTTCGTATCGCGACAAAAACCACGCTTGATTCCACGGATACCTTCTATCGCCACAAATCATCGCGTCGCGAGCCCTATGATGCCGCCCGCGCCGAATTTTCAGCCGAAGAGGCGGATGAAGTTCTCCTGCTCAATGAACGCGGCGAATTGTGCGAGGGATCATCGACCAGCATTTTCGTCGAAATGCCGGACGGGCAGTTGCTGACGCCGCCGCTCGACAGCGGCATCCTGCCGGGCGTGCTGCGTGCCGACCTGATCCGCGAACGCAAGGCGCGCGGACAGGCGCTGAAACCGCAGGATATTACCGGCCGGAAGTTCTTCGTCGGTAATTCGCTGCAAGGGCTGATTGCGGCGGAACTGGTTTAA